GAGAACCAAAGTGTTGCCTGGGGTTGAATACAATGGTATAACTAGTGGGTGCATGCAATATAATGCCCGATTTACCAGTCAGAACGGTCTACCCTCAAACAGCTCAAAAGACGTAATTTTGAAGATTTCGGGTTTCAACGTTAGAAAGATGATCAGATTGCCGATGTTTGAGCTTACTTGATCCAACATCTGAGATGAATTCTCGTAAATTGTGATTTTCGTACCCTGTTGCATTTGATTTTGTGAGACGTTTTAGTacgttaaaatgataaattcGAATTGAAACTGTACACGCTATTACTCAGTTCCCGATATTTGGACATTTTTATGGCGCAGGTTGTGGAATTATTGAGTACCCTTtccaagaaatgaaaataaaaataaaaacaacaacaacggACAAGAACATGAATTCCCCCATTAAGCTATGCAATGGCGAGAGGAATGAGAAATTGTTGATAGTATTAATCGTTTGACGACTAGTTGCTGATGTTCGATTCGAAAATTCTGAGTCTTCAATCTGTTTGACTAACAccgtgaaatacatgtacattttactcTCTTTATTTGTAGAAAAAGAACGTAAAGCGTTGTAAAGAAACAATTTAACATGGTCAGTATAGTGAATCTCTCCCCCTCtatctgtctctctgtctgtctctatCTCTGTCTATCTCTCTCCCCTGTCTCTCTTTCCCCTCCTCTATCTCTTACTcctttctgtctgtctgtctctctatctctatctctctgtctgtctctctcccCTGTCTCTCTTTCCCCTCCTCTATCTATCTCTCCTTtttgtctgtctctctgtcgTTCTGGCTCTCTatatgtctctctctctctctctctctctctctctctctctctctctctctctctctctctctccctgtcTCTCTCTCCCTTCTGTCTCTCTCTCCTTTCTGTCTCTCCTCCCTTATGTATCTCGCTCTTTGTCTCtctctccttctctctctctctctctctctctctctctctctctctctctctctctctctctctctctctcctttgtCTATCAcgctgtctctctctctctcctctgtCTCCAGGCGCGTAGCCAtggactgactttacatttGTTTGAAGAATTGTGTTGTCCACTTATTTTCACTGTTTTCGATTGTTGTTTTTGAtaaatgttactgataacaAATAATATCCTATATCCATctactatatatacatacctTTATATGAAGTACATTAAATTTACCTTGAATTTGATTAATGATgatgattaaattataaatcgGAACTATATAACGCAAAAGTATGTTTGTTCGCTGTATTacgtttgtttgttgttttacatgtgttgttgtttctttgttgttttatgtttgtttgtttgtttgtatatgcataaataaacaattttatgtCTACATTTCTTTCAACCTTGGAATTGCAGTCAACGTTTTCTGTTTTTAAGCTACAGTTTTGATATGTTGTGTGCgtgtgtgcatgtgtgtgtgtgtgtgtgtgtgtgtgtgtgtgtgtgtgtgtgtgtgtgtgtgtgtgtgtgtgtgtgtgtgtgtgtgtggatgtGCGTGTGCATGATTTGAGGCAAAAGAACATACATAtgcaaacaaaaaagaaaacaaacgtaaaacaacaaacaaaacaaaggtaaaacaacaaacaaaacaaacgtaaaacaacaaacataaaacaatatagTCACAAACAAACGTTAAATAGCATGCAAACAATTTCTAGATCTGAAATGCAACAACTATAATGTTATTCCTTGTTTTTGGTTTTAGTCCTTCATGACAGCACAATCTGGGTTTTGGAGCGGATATTACACACAATCTGACATTCGGTATCCTTTCAGCATACAGCTTTTTCTCGGTAACTTTGACGGATCGGTGAAAGGCGAAGGAACAGACAACATCGGTAATTTTATGATCAACGGATCCTGGAGGAAGTTGGACGGGTCGGTGAAGTTTACAAAGCAGTATATCGGCGCTCACTCTGTGGTTTATGACGGTCTTTTATCCCCTGATGGCAGACACATGGATGGGAAATACACCGTTGGGGAAAGTGTTGGAGATTTCCACATGGAAATTTCAAGTTAAGCTATAATCAGCTGTATTTTCACACCCATATATCATACAGTGACTAGCAGATTGCATACAaaactgtttgttatatatgcatgtatatgaaCTTGTGGTATTGTATTTCAGATAAGAGCATATATCATTAAACATTTGTTTAACTTTGTGTTGTACTACGTTAACGATTTATATCGTAAAGAGAtcttattttttattcaaattcgAAACAAAATAACACAGCGTGTGGAACACGCATATTATCATATCGTGTTAGATGTGCAAAACcaaatattgaaaactagcatgtcattgtttgttttagaGACAGACCTCCGGAGATGGTGGGAAACTGAAATACAAGCAATCTGATGAAAATCAGTTCCTCAGTATGCTCCTTTGGGAGGGGGGTGAATTTTGTTTAACTTCTCTAAGCCATCACGAACAACGCGCACGAACATATTACATAGGATTTTGGTGTTGGTCTCTTCACGTCCTTGCTTTGTTTGAAATAACGtatgctactgacaaacaagttgatggtacaggggtttcaacagtctcgattgaagtcagcatttcgaaaattctatggtcgttataatgatctagttcgtcaataaaacctatcattgggtcaaatgctgtctgacgagtttcataccgattgttaagtcgttcttgggacactgattttgactgcggataactccgtttacctgatcaggatatagggctaacgttgagtgtaaccggtcaacaggggatgcttactcctccttgacacttggttccacctctggtatgtccaggggtccgtgtttgtccaactatctattttctattgcttataggagttatgagattgatcactgttcgttatattcaacTTTCATTGTTGGACTGTGCATTCAGATAAGATCAGACAGTTATATCACATTGACGTAACCCGTCAACATCATATACTTAATACTTGAATTATCTTTCGAAATATCTCTCTTGTTTCGTCTGCAAAAAATTGCATTTCGTTTCGGAAGTTGTGGTGACGTCACGGTGACCTAATTCTTAATTGTATAAGGAAACGACAGCTGTACATTTCTGAGCTGTAGTAGGatagaaataaagttcatgTTTTTTGTGTATATTGCAGGATGACCTCCTTGGACTTCTAATGCTGTTTGAAGTATAAAAGCCTCGAAGGCTATCCTGCAGGATCCACGTGTACGAAAACACGTAccttatttattttcttaatcaagcgattgatgaaataaatgcatgtaagaCTGATCTTTTGTAAGAATTATACACTGATGTAAAATAGAGTTAACAATAACCATTCATGAAACAAGTTAAATCAATGTTTATACAAGAAACAAGACAATTAAATACACATAATTCACATTATCTAAGACTGCAATAAATCATAAGTTCAGTTTTCCCAAAACATAAGCTTATATTGGGAACTGTTTATACGATATACTTCCTCGTGGATTCTCGAGATGAAACGCAACACATAAGCGTTTAACAATTTATTGTTTGGCAGATAATGGCCACAGTGGTCAGAAACAACATTTACAACCAACAACGGTGAGGCCGCCGAACAACAGGGCTCACCCCCAACAACAACATTTTTGTGTCGCCCGAATGGGCAAGTAGCCTGCTGGGTAATCACAATCAAGCTACCgacacaatcaacatacattgtattCAATACTGTATCTAACTTGTATTGAACCTTATTGAAATTGTCAATatcaaataattcataaatcaaCATCCACATATCAACAGTCAACATCACAATATAACATCCAATTTGAAGGTGACGATTTCGCCCCAAACCACTAAAACTGCTATTCAATGCCACTGTGACGAGTCGTGCAAGTATGGAGGATCTCAGAATGCTGACAGCATGTGATATCTGAAACGAAAATTCTAAACAGCAGAAAATCGAACTTAATCAAAGAAAAGGGTGGGTTGGGTGGGTATTTCAAATTTCTCCGCTCTAAAATTTACCGACTTTCTCGAATGCTGCAGAAACGAAAAGGGAAGTGATGCTGCAGTAAATTTAGAATGATGCCTGTTAAAGTCCAGAACACAATTCCGGAATAAACATACCTGGCATTGATACTTAAATTCACAACATCAGCTGCCTTAGATTAAACAACATATACAATCATCAAATGACACAATAACACTCATctacttcaatgtaaaattacCCATATAAGTAAAACGGAGGGAGGGGCGCTTAGATAACGACACATATTTACACACAAGCTGAAATATGTGGAATTATCCAACACTGCATTAAATCATAAGTTCAGTTTTCCCTAAAACTTAAG
Above is a genomic segment from Ostrea edulis chromosome 3, xbOstEdul1.1, whole genome shotgun sequence containing:
- the LOC125675541 gene encoding uncharacterized protein LOC125675541, with amino-acid sequence MSFMTAQSGFWSGYYTQSDIRYPFSIQLFLGNFDGSVKGEGTDNIGNFMINGSWRKLDGSVKFTKQYIGAHSVVYDGLLSPDGRHMDGKYTVGESVGDFHMEISR